CACAAAGGGGGAGATTGTAGTGAACCAATACAAAATCAGCATTACTCCGTATAAACCTAAATACGCTGAACAAACGGTAGCTATGTGGCGAAATAGTAAGGAACAGGCTATTGGACAAAAAGAAATTCACAGTTTTGAAAATCACGTTTACTTTTTAAATCATCTATTACCTGAACAGTTTCAAATAGATTTAGCGTTAATGGATGAAAAGGTAGTCGGCGTAATTGTTTATAATAGAAGGGAAATAAACCAACTGTATATTCATATAGATTATCAAGGAATCGGTATAGGTCAAATATTATTAGATAAAGTAAAGACACAATCATGCGGTAGATTAACCTTATATACATTTGAGGTAAATGAAAATGCACAACGATTTTATGAAAAACATGGCTTTAAAGTCATAGGTAAAGGACATGAAAATGAAGAGAATTTACCTGATATTCAATATGAATGGATTTCCCCAAAATAATGTATTCGAGTTCTTTAATACATTAACGTAAGACATAAGTAAAAAACGTTCATCTAAAAATGATGAACGTTTTTTTGAGTAGATGAATGATTATGCATATAACTCAATAATTTGATCGGCAATATACTCTGAACTAAAATGAATCCCATCTTTGAGCCACCACATAAATTCATGCGAAAACATTACTAGTAGAAACACCAAATGCTACGGTTGAAGCTATTCGAACAATCGCCTCCATTTTGGGTTCAAGTGATGCCTATTATGTCATGACCATCTTAGCGATTGTCGCATTTGTTTTAACACTATTCGTTCCATCTAAAAAAGGATGAAACAGTAAATATCAATTTCATCTTGGTGTAATTGATTAATCTACTGAGATCAAGATGCCAAATAGGTAATTGTATTAAATCTAGCGATTATGCAGCAAATTTATAGGAGTTTGATAAGAAAACGAATTTAGTATTTTACAAATCCATTGAAATCAGAATACATGTTCGCTAAAATAGACGAAGACAAACGTGAAGGATGATAAGTAATATTATGCTTCGAAATATGATTTTGGATGATATGGCTGAATTTACGAGTAAAGAGCCTAATTATTGTCAAAAATAAGGTAGTTGGTATATTCCTTGTTTTGAGCAGTTTGTTCATCCAGAAGTTAGCTATTGGATTGGCAAGGAATATTGGGGATAAGGAATGAATTTATCCTCACCCTCATTTAAATAAGAATAAGGCGCTAAGGATAATCATTAAAAAGGAAGTGCTAAAAGATGAATGTAGCAATGATTATGCAGGAGCTTGAAGCCCTAGGTAAGGAACGAACTAAAAAAATATACATGTCCAATGGTGCACATGAACCACTTTTTGGCGTAGCAACAGGCGCTATGAAGCCGATTGCAAAGAAAATAAAAATTGATCAAGCATTAGCAGAAGAACTTTATGCCACAGGCAACTACGATGCCATGTACCTCGCGGGTATTATTGCAGATTCAAATGCTATGACTCTGACAGATTATAATCGTTGGATAGATGCTGCATATTTTTATATGCTATCGGATTACGTGGTAGCCGTTACTTTAGCGGAAGCAGATATTGCACAAGAAGTTGCAGATCAATGGATTACTAGTGAGGAAGAGTTAAAAATGTCAGCTGGTTGGAGCTGCTACTGTTGGCTTTTAGGAAATCGAGCTGATGTTGAATTTACAGAGAGTAAAATTGCCAGCATGCTTGAAATAGTAAAAAATACGATTCACCATGCTCCGGAGCGAACGAAATCAGCTATGAATAATTTTCTATACACTGTTGGGATTTCATATGTGCCACTACATGGTATGGCACTCGAAATTGCGAAAGAAGTAGGGCCAGTCGAGCTCAAACGAGACAAGAAAAAGAGCACTATTTTACACGCTTACGAAAGTATCCAGAAAGAAGTAGAAAAAGGGAGGTTAGGTTTCAAACGTAAATATGTAAGATGTTGAATAATGAAATCTCCATTTTTTCACTCATAGTGGGATTTGTTGAATATTAAATAACCTAAATTTCCCATTTAATAGATCAACTTATATATCATAAAGAGATAAAACCTCTAAAAGAAATTTTCCTGAATCGAGTACTAAAGAAAATGGCGACTCCATCATACAGGAGTCGCCATTTTAAAAAGTTATTTAGTTAGTCGCTGGATAAAGGTATCTAATTGAACCAATGTTACATTATCGTTTACTCCAAATGTCCCGTCTCCCTTACCTACCGTAATTTTATTAGAAGAGAGAACAGCTACATAATTAGATGCCCAATGTGTACTGAGAACATCTGCGAATTCCTGCGCATTTCCTTGTTGTTTTAGTTTAAATGCCTCCACTAAAACTTTTGACAATTGACCTCGTGTAATAGAGGAGCTTGGATTAAATTTTCCATTTTCATCACCAGTAAAGACACCAATTTTCTTTAATGCCCCAGCAGCACCTGCATATTTAGATGATGGTTTAACATCAGGGAAACTTGAATTTGTATCACTTGTATCTAAATGTAACATCTCAGCAAGTCGAAGAGCAACCTCTCCACGTGACGCATAAATGCTAAAATCTATTTCAGCGTTTTTTACTTCGCCAATTTCATTTTCAGAGAAGTTTGCAATGCGTTTTGCCCCTATGTAACGAGATCCCCAGTAGTATGGGTCATTAATTTTATCTATTTTAACCCCAGAGCTAGTAGTAGCAGAAATAAAATTGCTATCACCTATGTATATTCCAACATGTGAAACACCGTCTCCTGATGTATTAAAAAATACAAGATCACCCGTCTGTAAATTGTCTTTAGATATAGAAGAACCTTGTTGATACTGAGCTTTTGAAGTACGCTCTAAGGAAATTCCTAACTTAGCAAAAACTAATTGTGTATAGGCCGAGCAGTCAACGCCTGTCTTAATATCTGTACCTCCATATTTATACGGAATGCCAATATATGATTTTGCTGTATTTGATAAATCTGTTATTGTCGCTGCTTTAACATCATTTATACCCATTCCTGTGAAGAGTGCAAAGGATGCAAAAATTGGTAGTAACCATTTTTTCTTCAATTAAACTTACTCCTTTCAAATAGCTTTCGCCTTTGACTAGAGTAAGAATAGCATGAAAAATATAAGCGTGATTTTTCATTAATATTACTAATTATTCCTTCCCAGTAAAATTGAAACCTTAATTTTATCTGTGTAAAATATCTGCAATAAACATGGGTAAATTTACTAATAATATATGAAATAATTATATTTACAGGTATATATGTCCTGTTTTTATGTTTTCTCCAACTTTGAATCTATAAGTTTCGTATGTATCTTTAATCTTTACAATTATTTTTGAGAAGTGGTCATGGGGGAGAGCATTCTTAAAAAGAGATGTAGAAGAAATTTTTAATCTGTATATAGGGAAGTCTCATTCTTGGGGAGAAAATCCATTCCAAAGTTCTATTTCCGCCTCTATTGTATATACATATAAAAGATTAGTAGAATGGAGGGCTATTCATGCAGTTTTATTATGGAAATCAGATGCCATTACGTGTTCTTGATGAAGCCGAATTTTGGAAACACCAAGAAGAAGAACATACTGTTGTTATCAGAGAACTTGTAAAAGATCTAGAGCAAGAATATGTCGAGGCATTAAAGGAGTGGGAAAAAGCATTTGCCCAGACACATCAGCAAGTAGTTAGATATATTGAGACCGTTAATCGTTCTCAGGGGCAGGTTTCTCAAACTCTTTTCCAGAATATTTTGCAGCTTACTTCTTTTTGCCTTCAACAGAGTGAACAATTTATTAATTTCTGTCGTTCTCTTATAGATGAAAGTAAGCCGATTAGCACCAATTCAACAGCCAAAGTCGTTTTAAATCATATAATTGTTGAATCAGAGTATTTTATTGGGATTGCTCAAACAATTTTATATCAACAAATGTAAAAATAATCCGATTAATATGGCTTTGTCATTCAAGAAGATACACTATTATATGATTAAATCAAGGGATACCAGCGAAATTAACACTATACGCAATATCGATAAATACCTCCAAAACGAATACCCCCATCCTGTTGTGGATGGGGGTAAAATAAATTCCCTTTTGTTATAGCTGTGTCATTTGACAGTAGATTCAAGATTTCCTAAATGTTCATTAAATGTGAAAAGATAAGAGCAACTGGATTGCCCAATCGAAAAAAAGAGGTTGATCTGAAGGATACGACAATGCTGAAAGATAACTTTTTATGGATTTATCCACCATTAGAACACGATAATTTGATTAAAGTTTATGAAAATCTAGCAGGTTAATTTTTGACATCCTGAAGAACAGTACCCTTCCTCCAATGCAGCTTCCGTAATGTTTCGTAATTGACTAAAACCGTTCCTACAATAATCGTCAAAGTTCCTATACCAGTTAGCCAAGAAATATATTCATGATAGAATGCAACCCCTAGCATAACGGCAATTAAAGGTGAAATATACAGCCATGTAGAAGGAAAAACAGGATTTGTCCGTGAGACAAGCCAATAATAAATACTATGGCCGATCATTGAACCAACAATCGTTAAATAAAGAAAAGAACCAATGGAAGCTGGACTTAAAAGATAATCAAGCTGAATGTTCTCAGTAAAAAATGACAAAATGATTAATAGAATCCCACCATGCATCATTTGCGCTGCATTTAAAGCTATCGGTGATGTCGCTTCAAATTTCCGGATTACATGCTTCGTATAAATCGTTCCAGATGCATAAAAAGCTTCACCCAGTATAATAGCGAAACAACCAATCATCCAGAAGGGGCTAATCTCAATTGAAAAGCTAGGTAAGATCAAGAGCGTGACACCAATGACTCCCACGACACAACCAATGAATGAATTCCGATTTCCTTTTTGCTTCAAGATGAATGTCTGAATAATGATGATCATCATTGGACCTGTAGCAGATAAGACCGCTGCAATCCCTGATGTTACATACTGTTCTGCCCAGTATAATGCGGCAAACGTCCCGAAGGTTAAACCTACTCCTGTAAAAAACATCTCTTTCCGAAATAATAACCTTATTGTTGTTTTCTTTCTCCACACCATAAAACTAAATAGCAGCAAACCAGCAATGAAAAAACGAAGTCCAGCTGATAAAAATGGAGGCACGCCTGCATCAACACCAATTTTTATCGCTAAAAATGTCGTTCCAAAAATCAAACACATAAAGAAATAATTAATAATAACCATATAAAACTCCTCCTCTTTTTCTATCATAAAAGACAGAGGATAGAACAGATTGAAAAAGATAGAACAGATTAGATTGGGGCGTGGTACAATCGTTTTGAAAAGGAGGAATCGATGTGAGAAAAGCAATTAGAAATGATGACTATCTTTTTAAGAAAGTATACGATTATGTACTTCACAGAATAGAACGGAAAGAATGGAAAGAGCATGAAAAGATTCCCTCCGTACGGCAATTAGCATGTGAAATGAATGTTCATCGATTAACGGTCTTAAAGGCTTATCAATTATTAAAACAGCATGACAAAGTTTATGTAAAAGATAAAGCAGGCTACTTTGTACAATCAAATGTGATGAAAAATCTTGAATATCTTGATCTGGACAATCCAATTGTTTCTGCATACGTACAAAAAAATCACTTATCTGAAATCCATCAATCACCTGTTTCTTATCATTTTTCTCAGGCATTAATTGATCCAAATCTATTGCCTAATCATTATTTTTCAGATTATGTAAAAAAAGTGTTTGACCTTTATCCAAAGATACTTGCAACCTACTCCACAGTGCAAGGTGATTTAGAGCTACGTGAAACACTCACTCAATATTTTATTAGCCAGTATAAAACTCATCTGAATACAGATGATCTGTTAATCACCTCAGGCTCACAGCAAGCGATACACTTAATCGCGCAAACTTTTATTAAGCCAGGAGACGTCGTTTTATTTGAACGTCCAAGCTATAGTGCTGCAATTGATATTTTTAGAGCGCAGGGAGCACAGATTGTAACGGTTGATATCCATCCAGACGGGTACGATTTAGAGCAAGTTGAATACTATATTAAACAATATAAACCACTGCTATTTTATCTTAACCCAACATTCCATAACCCGACTGGTTATACTGTTTCCATCGAGCAGCGCAAAAAATTAGTAGAATTAGCTGAACAATATCGTTTTTTAATCATTGAGGACGATGCCTATCACGACATCTATTTTGATCATGCCCCGCCACCACCAATTTACACTTATGATACAGCTGGGACCGTCATTTATATCCGAAGCTTTTGTAAATATATCTCACCTGGTTTGAGAATCGCGGCTGTTATCTGTCCATCATCCTTAATGAATGCACTACTAACAGTAAAATCATTAGCTGATAATGGCTCACCGCTTCTCAATCAAAAAATTTTTCTCCATTACTTTTCATCACTAAGATTGCAGCAGCACCTAGAGAAAATACGGATTGCCCTTCAGATCCGAAAGGAAATCATGGAGGAAGAGCTAGCAGTAACAGATTGGAAATGGATCAGTCCAAAAGGTGGTCTTAATTTATGGGTGCAGCTTCCAGATACACTTCCAACTGAATTATTATTAACCAAAAGTATTGAGCAATCTATATCCTTTGTACCAGGTCAAGTTTGTGATCCATTAAAACAACTATCATCCTGGATACGTTTAAGCTATTCATACGTAAATGAAATACAGCTACGTGAAGGGATAAAAAAGTTTGTGGCAGTGGCACAATCTCTTTCTATGTGAGGGGAGGGGCTTTGATAAAGGTTTGCATAACTATATCAAGGCCTG
This genomic stretch from Lysinibacillus pakistanensis harbors:
- a CDS encoding GNAT family N-acetyltransferase, which codes for MNQYKISITPYKPKYAEQTVAMWRNSKEQAIGQKEIHSFENHVYFLNHLLPEQFQIDLALMDEKVVGVIVYNRREINQLYIHIDYQGIGIGQILLDKVKTQSCGRLTLYTFEVNENAQRFYEKHGFKVIGKGHENEENLPDIQYEWISPK
- a CDS encoding DNA alkylation repair protein translates to MNVAMIMQELEALGKERTKKIYMSNGAHEPLFGVATGAMKPIAKKIKIDQALAEELYATGNYDAMYLAGIIADSNAMTLTDYNRWIDAAYFYMLSDYVVAVTLAEADIAQEVADQWITSEEELKMSAGWSCYCWLLGNRADVEFTESKIASMLEIVKNTIHHAPERTKSAMNNFLYTVGISYVPLHGMALEIAKEVGPVELKRDKKKSTILHAYESIQKEVEKGRLGFKRKYVRC
- a CDS encoding C40 family peptidase; translated protein: MKKKWLLPIFASFALFTGMGINDVKAATITDLSNTAKSYIGIPYKYGGTDIKTGVDCSAYTQLVFAKLGISLERTSKAQYQQGSSISKDNLQTGDLVFFNTSGDGVSHVGIYIGDSNFISATTSSGVKIDKINDPYYWGSRYIGAKRIANFSENEIGEVKNAEIDFSIYASRGEVALRLAEMLHLDTSDTNSSFPDVKPSSKYAGAAGALKKIGVFTGDENGKFNPSSSITRGQLSKVLVEAFKLKQQGNAQEFADVLSTHWASNYVAVLSSNKITVGKGDGTFGVNDNVTLVQLDTFIQRLTK
- a CDS encoding DUF2935 domain-containing protein; this encodes MQFYYGNQMPLRVLDEAEFWKHQEEEHTVVIRELVKDLEQEYVEALKEWEKAFAQTHQQVVRYIETVNRSQGQVSQTLFQNILQLTSFCLQQSEQFINFCRSLIDESKPISTNSTAKVVLNHIIVESEYFIGIAQTILYQQM
- a CDS encoding DMT family transporter; the encoded protein is MVIINYFFMCLIFGTTFLAIKIGVDAGVPPFLSAGLRFFIAGLLLFSFMVWRKKTTIRLLFRKEMFFTGVGLTFGTFAALYWAEQYVTSGIAAVLSATGPMMIIIIQTFILKQKGNRNSFIGCVVGVIGVTLLILPSFSIEISPFWMIGCFAIILGEAFYASGTIYTKHVIRKFEATSPIALNAAQMMHGGILLIILSFFTENIQLDYLLSPASIGSFLYLTIVGSMIGHSIYYWLVSRTNPVFPSTWLYISPLIAVMLGVAFYHEYISWLTGIGTLTIIVGTVLVNYETLRKLHWRKGTVLQDVKN
- a CDS encoding PLP-dependent aminotransferase family protein, which gives rise to MRKAIRNDDYLFKKVYDYVLHRIERKEWKEHEKIPSVRQLACEMNVHRLTVLKAYQLLKQHDKVYVKDKAGYFVQSNVMKNLEYLDLDNPIVSAYVQKNHLSEIHQSPVSYHFSQALIDPNLLPNHYFSDYVKKVFDLYPKILATYSTVQGDLELRETLTQYFISQYKTHLNTDDLLITSGSQQAIHLIAQTFIKPGDVVLFERPSYSAAIDIFRAQGAQIVTVDIHPDGYDLEQVEYYIKQYKPLLFYLNPTFHNPTGYTVSIEQRKKLVELAEQYRFLIIEDDAYHDIYFDHAPPPPIYTYDTAGTVIYIRSFCKYISPGLRIAAVICPSSLMNALLTVKSLADNGSPLLNQKIFLHYFSSLRLQQHLEKIRIALQIRKEIMEEELAVTDWKWISPKGGLNLWVQLPDTLPTELLLTKSIEQSISFVPGQVCDPLKQLSSWIRLSYSYVNEIQLREGIKKFVAVAQSLSM